A genomic segment from Schistocerca piceifrons isolate TAMUIC-IGC-003096 chromosome 4, iqSchPice1.1, whole genome shotgun sequence encodes:
- the LOC124795383 gene encoding uncharacterized protein LOC124795383, protein MRVAVCMLAVFGCALVVGSPAISEVGQQRQPRPGRFLSLPVPAKCSQRPKQFFFNGHNYFFSGNVPQYRNSRVDWLDARNICREYCMDLISMETQEENNLAFRLIQQGDVPYIWTSGRLCDFKGCENRRDLEPKSIFGWFWSATRQKMAPTNQIPPGFSFNPWSQTGHKKFRQPDNAEFDINGTNESCLAILNNVYNDGIAWHDVACYHEKPFICEDSEELLNYVASTNRGIRL, encoded by the exons ATGAGGGTGGCAGTGTGCATGCTGGCGGTGTTCGGCTGCGCGCTCGTGGTGGGCTCGCCGGCCATCAGCGAGGTGGGCCAGCAGCGGCAGCCGCGGCCCGGCAGGTTCCTGTCGCTGCCCGTGCCCGCCAAGTGCTCGCAAA GACCAAAGCAATTTTTCTTCAATGGTCATAATTACTTCTTCAGCGGTAATGTACCTCAGTACCGCAATAGTCGTGTCGACTGGCTAGACGCTCGAAACATATGCAGAGAATACTGTATGGATCTGATCTCCATGGAAACTCAGGaagaaaataatttggccttcaGGCTGATACAGCAAG GTGACGTACCCTACATATGGACAAGTGGACGTCTTTGTGACTTCAAAGGCTGTGAAAACCGCCGTGATCTTGAACCAAAGAGCATATTTGGATGGTTCTGGTCAGCAACACGCCAGAAGATGGCTCCTACGAATCAGATTCCTCCCGGCTTCAGTTTCAACCCTTGGAGTCAAACTGGTCACAAGAAATTCCGCCAACCTGACAATGCAGAATTCGACATCAACGGCACTAACGAATCATGCCTTGCTATCCTCAACAATGTCTACAATGATGGCATCGCTTGGCATGATGTTGCCTGCTATCACGAAAAGCCTTTCATCTGTGAAGACAGTGAGGAACTTCTCAATTATGTTGCTTCTACAAACAGAGGCATTCGACtttaa